GCTCGGCGATGGGGTCCGCGGTGGGGTCGTTCAGGACCAGGTCGAGGTCCCGCGTAGCCCGCGCTCTCGACCGAAGCCGCAGTTCCAGCGCAACGCCGCCCTTGATGGTGAACCGGGGGCCATCAGCGGCGAACCCGGCGCGCTCCAGCGCGCCGCCGAGTGCCATGTACGCCACCCAGCGGCGCACCCGCACCGTGTCCTGCCCGATCTTCCGCGCGTAGGCGTCCACCCAGCGCGAGAGCATCTGGTTCGTCTTCGGCGGCGTTCGGGTGCGAGCCGGCATCTCTCACTCCGCGAGGAGTTCGGCGCTCAGGCGCCCGGCGGCGGGCTCCGCCAGCAGACCTTTGCGCCGGGCTTCATCGATCGCCTGGCGGACGAGCTCGGGCCCGAGGTGCGCCGCGGAACAGTCACGGATGGCGCGCTCGAGCGTGGTGACGGGAATCCCTTCGAACGTGTCGAGGTCCGCGGCGTCCAGGTCGGTCCGGTGCAGCACCAGCCGGCCCGGTACGCGGCGATGCGTCCTGAAGCGGCGCGGTACCGTGATGTGCACGGCGGCCGGGCTCACGTCCGACACCTCGTGCAGCGCGAGAACGGATTCGTGCGAGACCACTCCGCGCACCCTCCCCGGCCACAGCGCCGCTTCCATGTACGACCCGAGCGGAGACGATGGATAGTGGACGAGCCGGTAGACGCCGTGGCTCACGCGCTCCGCGCTGTTCCGTCTGGCCATCATTACCAACGCCATGGTGCTCACGCCCCAATCCCGGGCCTGCGCCGTCGTGAAGTAGCCGTGCTGGTCGGCGGCGAGATCCTGAAGCGAGCGGTACGACGAGCCGGGCATAGATCCAGAGGGTTTGCGTACGGAACCTAACATAACGTTAGATATCGTACGCGCAACTCTCCCGTGAGCGGGGGCACGATCACCGCCGGGGGCGGCCGGCGCCGCTGCCGGCGCGGTGGCGCAGGAAGTAGGCGGCCGCCTCGGTGCGGTTGCGCACGCCCAGCTTCAGGTAGACGTTCTGCAGGTGGAACTTCACGGTGTTGTCGCTCACCCGCAGCCGCGCCGCGATCTGCGCGTTGGTCAGCCCCTCGGAGACGAGCGCCAGGATCTCCATCTCCCGGTCGGTGGGCTGGCTGGGCTCCGACGGGCGGGGCGTGCCCAGCAGCCACCGCCGCGCCGCCGCGGGAAAGACGAGCTGGCCGCGGTACACCTACCGGATGGACGCCACCGTCTGCTGCGGCGGCTCGGTCTTCAGCGCGAACCCGCTGGCGCCGCCCTCCAGCGCCGCCCGCATCGACTCGCCGTCGCTGTACGCGGTGAGGACCAGGACGCGCACCCCGGGGTGCGCGGTGCGCAGCGACTCCAGGCACTGCAGCCCGCCCATCGGCCCCATCTCCAGGTCCAGCACCACCACGTCGGGGCGATGGCGATGCACCGCGTCCAGGCACACCCCGCCGTCCTTCACCGCCGCCAGCACCTCCATGTCCGGCTCCGCCTCGATCAGCGAGCGCAGTCCTTCGAGGACGAGCTGGTGGTCGTCCGCCAGGATGATGCGGATCTTCTCCCCGCCCCCGTTCCCCGCCGTCACCGCTCCTCCCCGGGCACGATGGGAACCTCCACGGCGATCATCGCCCCGCGGCCGGGCTGGCTGCGGAGGCGGAAGCGCCCGCCGATCATCTCCACCCGGTCGCGCATCCCCTGCAGCCCGTAGTGCTTCTCCACGGGGACGGTGCGCGCGTCGAAGCCGTGGCCGTTGTCGCTCACGCTCATCCGCAGCCGCCGCTCGCCGCGGCGGACCACGGGGCGCAGGCGGACGACGACGCGGTTGGCGCCGCCGTGGCGGTAGGCGTTGGAGAGCCCTTCCTGCAGGACGCGGTAGAGGCCGATCTTCACCGGCAGCGGCACGTCCGGCAGCGGGGTGCGCACGTCCAGCTCCAGTTCGGTGTCGGTCATCGCCTCGTGCTGGAGCGCGAGCCCTTCGAGCAGGGTGACCAGGCCGCGCGCCTCGAACTCGGGCGGGCGGAAGGCGCCGATGAAGGAGCGCACCTCGTTCAGTCCCCCTTCCAGCAGCAGGCGGATGCGCTCGGTGCGCTCGGCCACCTGCGGATCGCGCACGCCGGCGGCGTCGAGCGCGCGGCCCAGCAGGTCCAGCTGGCTGAGCGCGGCGTACATGTGCTGCACCGGCCCGTCGTGGATGTCGAGCAGGATGCGCTGCAGCTCGCGCTCGGTGACCTGCATCATGCGGTGCGACGCGCTGATCTCGCGCCGCTCGGCGACCGGGGACCGCGGCATCGGGGGGATGGAGGCGGTGGGGGCGTGGGCCGGGACGGTTGCAGGGGAATCTACCGCGCGGGCGGTTCTCCGTCACGGAGTGCGGAAGTGCGGAAGTGCGTGAGTGCGTGGGGTCGCGGGGATCCAACGCACTCCCGCACTTCCGCGCTCACGCACTTTCTTGTAATCGGTTGCAAACGGATGGAGCGCGGCCGATGTTGTCCCCGAACGGCCGCGGCCCCGCCGATCCCCCGGCGGCCGCGCACCCCGATCCCGGCGAGAGTTGCGAATGACCATCACCCGCGTACCCCTTCGCGAGCAGGTGCACCGCGCGGTGGTGGGCCGCATCCTCCGCGAGGAGCTGGCGCCCGGCTCGCGCATCAGCGACTCGGTGATGGCGGCGGAGCTGGGCGTCAGCCGCACGCCGGTGCGCGAGGCGCTGCTGCGGCTGGAGCGCGAGGGGTTCCTGGAGGTGGACATGGGGCGCGGCTTCTTCGTGAAGCCGCTGTCGGCCACGGAGATGCGCGAGGTCTACCCCATCCTGTGGACGCTGGAGGTGCTGGCGCTGCGCTCCCTGCCGCCCGTTCCCGCACCGGTCGTCGCCGAGCTGGACCGCATCAACGCGGAGATGGCGGAGGTGGGCGACGACCCCGAGCGCCGCATCGACCTGGACACGGCGTGGCACCGCACGCTGCTGGAAGGGTGCGGCAACCAGCGGCTGGTGGAGATGATCGCCAGCGTGAAGGCCGTGGTGCGGCGCTACGAGTACGCGTACATGCAGAATTCCGGCTTCATCCCCGTCTCCACCCGCACCCACGACGACATCGCCCGCGCCGTGGAGCGCGGCGACCTCGAATCCGCGGCGCCGCTGCTGGAAAGCAACTGGCGTTTCGGGATGGAGGAGATGCTGGAGTGGCTGGAATCCGGGCGGTAAGGAAGGTGTGCGCTGACCCGGAATGAAATTCCGGGGCAACAACAGCACAAAGTCCCTCCGGGACTGCAGCCAGGCTATTCCTTCGCCAGAGACCCCTCACCGCGGTCCGCCGCGATCTTTGGCCCGCGATGAAGGTGCCCGGCGCGGTGATGCCGAGGCTGCAGCGCCTCCCCGGAATGAATTCCGGGGCTACGACAGCACAAAGTCCCTCCGGGACTGCTGCCAGGCTATCCCTTCGCCAGAGACCCCTCACCGCGGCCCGCTGCGATCATTGGCCGCAATGAAGGTGCCCGGCGCAGTGATGCCGAGGCTGCAGTCCCGAAGGGACTTTGTGCTTTTGTTGCCCGCCAATTCATTGGCGGGTGGCGGCACCGGTGAACAGCAGTTGCCTGCTCAAAGCCGAAGTGCGCTGGGCCGCCAGAGCTCAGCGCACTTCCGCACTCACGCACTTTCCGTCGTCCGCCGCGCCTCGATGCGGTCCACCGCGCGGTGGGCCAGTCCGCGGAGGACGTCGAGGTCGGCGTCGCTGAAGGTGCGCGCCTCGGTGCCGATCACGCACAGCGTTCCCAATGCGTGGCCGCGCGTGGAGACCAGCGGGATCCCCGCGTAGCAGCGGATGCCGTCGTTCGCGACGAGCGGGTTGTCGCGGACGGTGGGGTGCGTGGTCGCGTCTTCCACCACGAACGGCTCGCGGCTGGCGACCGCGTTCGCGCAGAAGCTCCACTCCACCGGCGTCCCGCGCGACTCGGCCATCCACCCCGTCAGCCCGTGGTGCGCCGCGAAGAACTGCGCCTCGTCCAGCACCACCGTCACCATCGACATCGGCAGGCCGAGCCGCGCGGCCGCCTCTTCCGCAGTCTGCTGCAGGATGGCGTCGACCTCGGGCGTCAGCAGGTCGAGATCGACGATCTCCTGCAGGCGCCCGGCCTCGGCCAGCGCGGCGTCGCCCGCGGCCACCTGCGTGCGCCCGGTCATCGCCCGCCTCCCGCGTGCTCGCGGTTCAGCAGCAGCC
This DNA window, taken from Longimicrobium sp., encodes the following:
- a CDS encoding type IV toxin-antitoxin system AbiEi family antitoxin domain-containing protein; amino-acid sequence: MPGSSYRSLQDLAADQHGYFTTAQARDWGVSTMALVMMARRNSAERVSHGVYRLVHYPSSPLGSYMEAALWPGRVRGVVSHESVLALHEVSDVSPAAVHITVPRRFRTHRRVPGRLVLHRTDLDAADLDTFEGIPVTTLERAIRDCSAAHLGPELVRQAIDEARRKGLLAEPAAGRLSAELLAE
- a CDS encoding response regulator transcription factor, with product MYRGQLVFPAAARRWLLGTPRPSEPSQPTDREMEILALVSEGLTNAQIAARLRVSDNTVKFHLQNVYLKLGVRNRTEAAAYFLRHRAGSGAGRPRR
- a CDS encoding response regulator transcription factor, which gives rise to MTAGNGGGEKIRIILADDHQLVLEGLRSLIEAEPDMEVLAAVKDGGVCLDAVHRHRPDVVVLDLEMGPMGGLQCLESLRTAHPGVRVLVLTAYSDGESMRAALEGGASGFALKTEPPQQTVASIR
- a CDS encoding sensor histidine kinase, with protein sequence MPRSPVAERREISASHRMMQVTERELQRILLDIHDGPVQHMYAALSQLDLLGRALDAAGVRDPQVAERTERIRLLLEGGLNEVRSFIGAFRPPEFEARGLVTLLEGLALQHEAMTDTELELDVRTPLPDVPLPVKIGLYRVLQEGLSNAYRHGGANRVVVRLRPVVRRGERRLRMSVSDNGHGFDARTVPVEKHYGLQGMRDRVEMIGGRFRLRSQPGRGAMIAVEVPIVPGEER
- a CDS encoding GntR family transcriptional regulator; this translates as MTITRVPLREQVHRAVVGRILREELAPGSRISDSVMAAELGVSRTPVREALLRLEREGFLEVDMGRGFFVKPLSATEMREVYPILWTLEVLALRSLPPVPAPVVAELDRINAEMAEVGDDPERRIDLDTAWHRTLLEGCGNQRLVEMIASVKAVVRRYEYAYMQNSGFIPVSTRTHDDIARAVERGDLESAAPLLESNWRFGMEEMLEWLESGR
- a CDS encoding GAF domain-containing protein; its protein translation is MTGRTQVAAGDAALAEAGRLQEIVDLDLLTPEVDAILQQTAEEAAARLGLPMSMVTVVLDEAQFFAAHHGLTGWMAESRGTPVEWSFCANAVASREPFVVEDATTHPTVRDNPLVANDGIRCYAGIPLVSTRGHALGTLCVIGTEARTFSDADLDVLRGLAHRAVDRIEARRTTESA